The proteins below are encoded in one region of Sedimentibacter sp. zth1:
- a CDS encoding RecX family transcriptional regulator, translating into MKTITSIEYQKKNNKRVSVFLDNKFAFGLDLEIYLKYNLSKGVKLDDEFIEKILKAEDFSKALNYSIALLTRKDRTEKEIITKLLEKDYEKNIIDNVITKLKEYNYINDTIYCEKYINDKLKFSKNGINKIKNGLYQKGVDKGIISQKISMIDKEQEYERALAIAEKKIKTYKEMEMIKIKSKLFRFLVSKGYDFDVANKVISQLIKR; encoded by the coding sequence ATGAAAACAATAACAAGTATTGAATACCAAAAAAAAAATAATAAAAGAGTAAGTGTATTTTTAGACAATAAATTTGCTTTTGGATTAGATTTGGAAATATATTTAAAATATAATTTATCAAAAGGTGTGAAATTAGATGATGAATTTATTGAAAAGATACTTAAGGCTGAAGATTTTTCTAAAGCACTCAATTATTCAATAGCTCTTTTAACAAGAAAAGACAGAACAGAAAAAGAGATAATTACCAAATTACTCGAAAAGGATTATGAAAAAAATATAATTGACAATGTTATAACTAAATTAAAAGAGTATAATTATATAAATGACACAATTTACTGTGAAAAATATATTAACGACAAATTAAAATTCTCAAAAAATGGTATTAATAAGATTAAGAACGGATTATATCAAAAAGGTGTTGATAAAGGTATTATTTCCCAGAAAATATCTATGATTGATAAAGAACAGGAATATGAACGTGCTCTTGCTATAGCTGAGAAAAAAATTAAAACTTATAAAGAAATGGAAATGATTAAAATTAAATCAAAATTATTTAGATTTCTTGTAAGCAAAGGATATGATTTTGATGTTGCAAACAAAGTAATATCACAATTAATAAAGAGATAA
- the atpG gene encoding ATP synthase F1 subunit gamma — protein MPQGLNDIKRRIKSVNSTMQITKAMELVSTAKLKRARVRLEKSKPYFESTLESIKDVLANTKGVRHPFIEKREVKNTLYVLITSDKGLAGGYNANVCKLLQNEIKSKDTAKIIAIGVKGRDFFRRRGYDVIESITGVSETPDAFSAKLVGDKAIELYKTKEVDEIKIIYTQFKSTISYIPEIIKLLPATFESKEHDKAKNVITPLINFEPSPESVLDYLIPKYIISTIYGAMVESSASESGSRRIAMENATDNADEMITTLKLVKNRARQAAITQEISEIVSGAEALS, from the coding sequence TTGCCTCAAGGATTGAACGATATAAAAAGACGTATTAAAAGTGTTAACAGCACTATGCAAATAACTAAGGCAATGGAGCTTGTATCTACTGCAAAGCTTAAAAGAGCTAGAGTTAGACTTGAAAAGTCTAAGCCTTACTTTGAATCAACATTAGAAAGTATTAAAGATGTATTAGCTAACACAAAAGGTGTTAGACATCCTTTTATAGAAAAAAGAGAAGTTAAGAATACACTATATGTACTAATAACTTCAGACAAAGGTCTTGCTGGTGGTTACAATGCCAATGTATGTAAATTATTGCAAAATGAAATAAAAAGCAAAGACACGGCTAAGATTATTGCTATAGGAGTAAAAGGTAGAGATTTTTTTAGAAGAAGAGGATATGATGTTATAGAAAGTATTACTGGAGTATCTGAAACACCAGATGCTTTTAGTGCAAAGCTTGTTGGAGATAAAGCAATAGAACTTTATAAAACAAAAGAAGTTGACGAGATTAAAATAATCTATACTCAATTTAAGAGTACTATTTCATATATTCCTGAGATTATTAAATTGTTGCCGGCTACGTTTGAGTCAAAAGAACATGATAAGGCTAAAAATGTTATTACACCATTGATAAATTTTGAGCCATCACCAGAGAGCGTGTTGGATTATTTAATTCCTAAATACATTATTAGTACAATATATGGTGCTATGGTTGAATCTTCTGCTAGTGAAAGTGGTTCTAGAAGAATTGCTATGGAAAATGCGACTGACAATGCAGATGAGATGATAACAACACTAAAGCTAGTTAAAAACAGAGCAAGACAAGCGGCGATAACACAAGAAATTTCTGAAATAGTTAGTGGTGCAGAAGCACTTTCGTAA
- a CDS encoding S-layer homology domain-containing protein has protein sequence MKNKKVYKIIVLAMIFCMVMTSIVSAETVKFTDIDNSWAKEFIVKSADLGIIKGSTDGTFRPKDKVTQLETLIMLSRLYTIDEKLQKQIQTKYDSFLKENIDSKYSWAYNELSTALALNIISTDGLKSLNDKGYLGKKSTKEEVAILMTKAMLLKDEVEKLSSKIYTLPFSDSSKISTSARPYIYIMHDKKILGGDTDGNINPKSEITREQFAKMVSIAYDYISDNKVKPQFPDFETYLTLKGTVTNVTLNSIESYLEIELDTTKEVSIVRMVEEQTNIKIDKTTSSIKRLEKGMSVECQVAVSTNIAKSVTVDTSITLVEGKIKRVYFVSPMKLIIVDNKNNEKTYTIGENVVTTLDGKIIDFKNLVKYDKVTVKLMDDKVTQVDAIGRLQTYSGKIKNIEYDIPIKLMIEDATGKINTFVYVSEPDVTRNSKDTTFDQLRVGDLVVVRTEYDVLTAIDATAVATESDTAGVIKEIIIGTQNKIKIQDKDGAVHEYRVSNNAKMSILNSTSSIYDLRVGYNVSLSFEGQDVISIEATETEASQQINGKIIYINVEKKTVMVKITKEFGEEEILYVSLGSNAKIMTLSAQVKYIKDLKIGDSIISVGSYSGGTFNAVSIIIK, from the coding sequence ATGAAAAACAAGAAAGTATATAAAATTATAGTGTTAGCTATGATATTTTGCATGGTTATGACATCAATTGTAAGTGCGGAAACTGTTAAATTTACAGATATTGATAATAGCTGGGCAAAGGAATTCATAGTTAAATCAGCCGATTTAGGAATAATTAAAGGTAGTACAGATGGGACGTTTAGACCTAAGGATAAAGTAACACAACTTGAAACTTTAATTATGCTTTCAAGATTATATACAATAGATGAAAAATTGCAAAAGCAGATACAGACTAAATATGATTCATTCTTAAAAGAAAATATAGATAGTAAATATAGTTGGGCATATAATGAGCTTTCTACAGCATTAGCATTAAATATAATTTCAACAGATGGATTAAAGAGTTTGAATGATAAAGGATATTTAGGTAAAAAAAGCACAAAAGAAGAAGTTGCTATTTTGATGACAAAGGCAATGCTTTTAAAAGATGAAGTGGAAAAACTATCTTCTAAAATATATACCTTACCATTTTCTGATTCATCTAAGATTTCAACATCAGCAAGACCATATATTTACATAATGCACGATAAAAAAATATTAGGTGGAGATACAGATGGCAATATAAATCCAAAAAGTGAAATAACTAGGGAACAATTTGCCAAGATGGTTTCTATAGCATATGATTATATATCTGATAATAAGGTAAAACCACAGTTTCCTGATTTTGAAACTTATTTGACTTTAAAAGGTACTGTAACAAATGTTACATTGAATTCTATAGAGTCTTATTTAGAGATTGAGCTAGATACAACAAAAGAAGTAAGTATTGTTAGAATGGTTGAAGAGCAAACTAATATAAAAATTGACAAAACTACATCAAGTATCAAAAGATTAGAGAAGGGTATGTCTGTAGAATGTCAAGTGGCTGTATCGACAAATATTGCAAAGAGTGTTACAGTTGATACATCAATAACACTAGTAGAGGGCAAAATTAAAAGAGTTTATTTTGTTTCTCCTATGAAGTTAATCATTGTTGACAATAAAAATAACGAAAAGACATACACTATAGGGGAAAATGTAGTAACTACTCTTGATGGAAAAATTATTGATTTTAAAAACTTAGTTAAGTATGATAAAGTAACTGTAAAACTTATGGATGACAAGGTAACCCAAGTAGATGCTATAGGAAGATTGCAAACATATAGCGGTAAAATAAAAAATATTGAATACGATATTCCTATAAAGCTTATGATTGAAGATGCAACAGGTAAAATTAATACGTTTGTTTATGTTAGTGAACCAGATGTAACTAGGAATTCAAAAGATACTACATTTGATCAACTAAGAGTAGGTGATTTAGTAGTAGTTAGAACAGAATATGATGTATTAACTGCAATAGATGCAACAGCAGTTGCAACAGAGTCAGATACAGCAGGAGTAATTAAAGAAATAATTATAGGAACACAAAATAAAATTAAGATACAAGATAAAGATGGTGCAGTACACGAATATAGAGTAAGCAACAATGCTAAAATGAGTATTTTAAATAGTACATCATCAATATATGATTTAAGGGTTGGCTACAATGTAAGTTTAAGCTTTGAAGGACAGGATGTAATTTCAATTGAAGCTACAGAAACGGAAGCATCACAACAGATAAATGGAAAGATTATTTATATTAATGTTGAAAAGAAAACAGTTATGGTAAAAATAACAAAAGAATTTGGTGAAGAAGAGATTTTATATGTAAGCTTAGGTTCAAATGCTAAAATAATGACATTATCAGCACAGGTTAAATATATCAAGGATTTGAAAATTGGTGATTCTATTATAAGTGTTGGTTCATATAGTGGTGGAACATTTAACGCTGTTAGTATAATAATAAAATAG
- a CDS encoding FtsX-like permease family protein → MNRMFYTKLAFTNIKNNKKTYIPYILTCICTIMMYYMMHALSVDESLSSMYGGRTIHSYLFIGNIIIGIFATIFLFYTNNFLIRNRKKEFGLFNILGMEKKHISIILLLETLIITIFSLIIGIIAGILFSKLALLLLLKILNFDVKFGFSLSIKSIISTTILFVFIFGLSFLNNLRQIHLSNPVELLSGAKQGEKEPKTKIVLSLVGLVSLGAGYYIAIVTKNPVSAMALFFIAVVLVIIGTYCLFTAGSILFLKILKRNKNYYYKTKHFISVSGMIYRMKQNAVGLSNICILSTMVLVTVSSTVSLFVGMDDILVTRYPNDIIITSNLSDDENGNLIKDDNYINGLSKVVDDVLAKYNNKQIDKVNYKYFSITTLQNNENFDVLLDLHSFNANVQDFYLITLEDYNRLFNATTQLNDGEALIYSNRNEIEYDEITLLGEKIKIVGKMKDKLINPNSSMNIISSHILVVKDESVVDKYYDKVSKISKENNNDPTLKKYFIGIDLDTEKGKKIEIFKDVKENLRMDYANSWVECRANEEQEFCSVYGGIFFLGIFLGILFIMATVLIMYYKQISEGFDDKARFNIMQQVGMSKKEVKSSIHSQVITVFFLPLIVSGIHTTLAFPMISRILALLNLTNTSLFVMCTVATYLIFGLFYILVYGMTAKTYYKIVE, encoded by the coding sequence ATGAATAGGATGTTTTATACAAAGCTTGCTTTTACAAATATAAAAAATAATAAAAAGACGTATATACCATATATACTGACATGTATTTGTACAATTATGATGTACTATATGATGCATGCTCTTTCAGTTGATGAGAGTTTAAGCTCAATGTATGGTGGACGAACAATTCATTCGTATTTGTTTATAGGGAATATTATAATAGGTATATTTGCTACGATATTTCTATTTTATACAAATAATTTTTTAATTAGGAATAGGAAAAAAGAATTTGGATTATTTAATATTCTTGGTATGGAGAAAAAACATATTTCAATAATATTGTTACTTGAAACATTGATTATAACAATATTTAGTTTAATAATTGGTATTATAGCAGGTATACTGTTTTCAAAATTAGCATTACTACTTTTACTTAAAATTTTAAACTTTGATGTTAAATTTGGATTTAGCTTATCGATTAAATCAATCATATCAACTACAATATTGTTTGTATTTATTTTCGGACTTTCATTTTTAAATAATCTAAGACAAATACATTTATCTAATCCAGTGGAGTTGTTGAGCGGTGCAAAGCAAGGTGAGAAAGAACCTAAAACTAAGATTGTTTTGTCTCTTGTTGGATTAGTATCACTTGGTGCTGGTTACTATATAGCTATAGTTACAAAAAATCCTGTGTCAGCGATGGCATTATTTTTTATAGCGGTAGTGCTTGTAATTATAGGAACCTATTGTTTGTTTACAGCAGGTAGCATATTGTTTTTGAAAATTCTTAAGAGAAATAAAAACTACTATTATAAAACAAAACATTTTATAAGTGTATCAGGTATGATTTACAGAATGAAACAAAATGCAGTAGGATTATCAAATATATGTATTCTTTCAACAATGGTCTTAGTAACTGTTTCTTCAACGGTATCTTTATTTGTTGGCATGGATGATATATTGGTAACAAGATATCCAAATGACATTATTATTACCAGTAATCTATCCGATGATGAAAATGGAAATTTAATAAAAGATGATAATTATATTAATGGTCTTAGTAAAGTTGTAGATGATGTTTTAGCTAAGTATAACAATAAACAAATTGATAAAGTGAATTACAAATATTTTAGTATTACAACATTACAAAATAATGAAAATTTTGATGTTTTGCTTGATTTACATAGTTTTAATGCAAATGTACAAGATTTTTATTTAATTACTTTAGAAGATTACAATAGATTATTTAACGCTACTACACAATTAAATGATGGTGAAGCATTAATTTATAGCAATAGAAATGAAATAGAGTATGATGAGATAACGCTTTTAGGAGAAAAAATAAAAATAGTAGGCAAAATGAAAGATAAATTGATTAACCCAAATTCATCAATGAATATAATTAGCAGTCACATTTTGGTAGTTAAAGATGAAAGTGTAGTTGATAAATATTATGATAAAGTCAGTAAAATAAGTAAGGAGAATAATAATGATCCTACTTTAAAAAAATATTTTATAGGAATTGACTTAGATACAGAAAAAGGTAAAAAAATAGAAATATTTAAAGATGTCAAAGAGAATCTGAGAATGGACTATGCAAATAGCTGGGTTGAGTGCAGAGCAAATGAAGAACAGGAATTCTGCTCGGTTTATGGTGGAATATTCTTTTTAGGAATATTCTTAGGTATATTGTTCATTATGGCAACAGTTCTCATTATGTATTATAAACAGATTTCAGAAGGTTTTGATGATAAAGCTAGATTTAATATAATGCAGCAGGTTGGAATGAGTAAAAAAGAGGTAAAAAGTTCAATTCACTCTCAGGTAATAACAGTGTTTTTCTTACCTTTAATAGTTTCAGGAATACACACAACGCTTGCATTTCCAATGATAAGTAGAATACTTGCATTACTTAATTTAACTAATACATCACTATTTGTAATGTGTACAGTTGCAACTTATTTAATATTTGGATTATTCTATATTCTAGTCTATGGGATGACAGCAAAAACTTATTATAAGATAGTTGAATAA
- the atpD gene encoding F0F1 ATP synthase subunit beta → MSGKNIGKIKKVIGPVVDIEFNEGHLPNLLNAIEVTLNGKTIVCEVSQHVGDDTVRCISMDTTDGFVRGMDAVDTGAPIQVPVGRETLSRLFNVTGQTIDKKGSLDHIQKASIHRPAPSFEEQQTTTEIFETGIKVVDLMCPYSKGGKIGLFGGAGVGKTVLIQELINNIATEHGGLSVFAGVGERTREGNDLYNEMIESGVINKTTMVFGQMNEPPGARMRVALTGLTMAEYFRDQEGQDVLLFIDNIFRFTQAGSEVSALLGRMPSAVGYQPTLATEMGQLQERITSTKKGSITSVQAVYVPADDLTDPAPATTFAHLDATTVLSRKITEMGIYPAVDPLDSSSRILDPQIIGEEHYKIARGVQEVLQKYNELLDIIAILGMDELSDDDKIVVTRARRMQRFLSQPFTVAEQFTGMKGQYVPLKETIRGFKEILEGKYDDLPEQAFMFAGTIDQVVEKANKMREEN, encoded by the coding sequence TTGTCAGGAAAAAACATTGGAAAAATTAAAAAAGTAATAGGACCAGTTGTTGATATAGAATTTAATGAAGGACATTTACCAAACCTGTTAAATGCTATAGAAGTCACACTTAATGGTAAAACAATAGTTTGTGAAGTATCACAACACGTTGGTGATGACACTGTTAGATGTATATCAATGGATACTACTGACGGATTTGTAAGAGGAATGGATGCTGTAGACACAGGTGCACCTATACAAGTTCCAGTAGGAAGAGAAACATTAAGTAGATTATTTAATGTTACAGGTCAAACAATAGATAAAAAAGGATCTTTAGATCACATACAAAAGGCTTCAATTCATAGACCAGCTCCATCGTTTGAAGAGCAACAAACAACAACAGAAATATTTGAAACAGGTATTAAGGTTGTTGACCTTATGTGCCCTTATTCTAAAGGTGGTAAGATAGGTCTATTTGGAGGTGCTGGAGTTGGTAAAACAGTACTTATCCAAGAGCTTATTAACAATATAGCTACTGAACACGGTGGATTATCAGTATTTGCTGGTGTAGGTGAAAGAACAAGAGAAGGTAATGACCTTTATAATGAAATGATTGAATCAGGAGTTATTAACAAAACTACCATGGTTTTCGGTCAAATGAATGAACCTCCAGGAGCCAGAATGAGAGTTGCTTTAACAGGACTTACAATGGCAGAATACTTTAGAGATCAAGAAGGTCAAGATGTTCTACTATTTATAGACAATATATTTAGATTTACACAAGCGGGTTCAGAGGTTTCAGCATTACTTGGACGTATGCCAAGTGCCGTTGGCTATCAGCCAACACTTGCTACTGAGATGGGACAATTACAAGAAAGAATTACTTCTACTAAAAAAGGTTCTATCACATCAGTTCAAGCAGTATACGTGCCAGCAGATGACTTAACTGACCCAGCTCCTGCTACTACATTTGCCCATCTTGATGCAACAACAGTTCTATCAAGAAAAATAACTGAAATGGGTATATATCCAGCGGTTGATCCATTGGATTCAAGTTCAAGAATTCTAGACCCACAAATCATTGGTGAAGAACACTATAAGATTGCTCGTGGAGTTCAAGAGGTATTACAAAAATACAACGAATTACTTGATATAATTGCAATATTAGGTATGGACGAATTATCTGATGATGATAAAATAGTTGTAACAAGAGCAAGAAGAATGCAAAGATTTTTATCTCAACCATTTACTGTTGCTGAACAGTTTACTGGTATGAAAGGACAATATGTTCCATTAAAAGAAACAATAAGAGGTTTTAAAGAAATTCTTGAAGGAAAATATGACGATCTTCCAGAACAAGCTTTTATGTTTGCTGGAACTATAGACCAAGTAGTAGAAAAAGCCAACAAAATGAGAGAGGAAAACTAA
- a CDS encoding ABC transporter ATP-binding protein — translation MSLLQVNNLKKIYTTRFGGNKVEALKNVNFSIEEGEYVAIMGESGSGKTTLLNILASLDKPTSGEVLLNGKNIVDINEHEISAFRRDNLGFIFQDFNLLDTFTIKDNIFLPLVLAKKSYDEMSKKIIPIAKKLGIYELLNKFPYEASGGQKQRTAVARALITEPKIVLADEPTGALDSRSTDELLDIFTKVNSTGQTILMVTHSVKAASHAKRVLFIKDGEVFHQIYKAAMSNEAMYQKISDTLTTIATGGARDE, via the coding sequence ATGTCATTATTACAAGTAAATAATTTAAAAAAAATATATACAACTCGTTTTGGAGGAAATAAAGTCGAAGCATTAAAAAATGTAAATTTTAGTATTGAAGAGGGCGAGTATGTAGCTATAATGGGTGAATCAGGTTCAGGAAAAACAACACTGCTAAACATATTAGCTTCGCTTGATAAGCCAACAAGTGGAGAAGTTCTTTTAAATGGCAAAAATATTGTAGATATAAATGAACATGAAATATCAGCGTTCAGAAGAGATAACTTAGGATTTATATTTCAAGATTTTAATTTATTAGACACTTTTACTATAAAAGACAATATATTTTTGCCTCTTGTTTTAGCTAAAAAAAGCTACGATGAAATGAGTAAAAAAATAATTCCAATAGCTAAGAAGCTTGGTATATATGAACTATTAAACAAGTTTCCATATGAGGCTTCAGGTGGACAAAAACAACGTACAGCAGTTGCAAGGGCACTAATTACAGAGCCTAAAATAGTTCTTGCCGATGAACCGACAGGAGCTTTAGATTCTCGTTCAACAGATGAGCTTTTGGACATTTTCACAAAAGTAAATTCAACTGGGCAAACAATACTTATGGTTACACATAGTGTTAAAGCAGCAAGCCACGCTAAAAGAGTCCTTTTTATAAAGGATGGTGAGGTGTTCCATCAAATATATAAAGCAGCAATGTCAAACGAAGCTATGTATCAAAAAATATCTGATACTCTAACAACTATTGCGACAGGCGGTGCAAGAGATGAATAG
- a CDS encoding sensor histidine kinase, giving the protein MDNFSCVFKEFLKKNILLITLFLLSYIIIFLLCFLYSVNFEIAIYFVLLTLALNLSVGLYRFIRFYYKHNKLQSIIENCVISDLDFVKSANVIEDDYQKLVKKFNKLLEQTITQKDTVYEEMTDYYTIWAHQIKTPISATNLLLQTEETSLNYDISEQLFRIEQYVEMALQYLRMSNMSNDLLIKTYSLDSIVKKSIKKFAKLFIRKRITLEYSDLNCSVLTDEKWIQFVIEQILSNSLKYTNKGKISIYMDEKLSKTLVIEDTGIGIEKEDLPRVFEKGFTGYNGREDKKSTGIGLFLCKNIVKKLSHTISIESEVSVGTKIRLGLETLNIFHE; this is encoded by the coding sequence ATGGATAATTTTTCTTGTGTGTTTAAAGAATTTTTAAAAAAGAATATATTATTAATAACACTTTTTTTATTAAGCTACATAATCATATTTTTATTATGTTTTTTATATTCTGTAAACTTTGAAATAGCAATTTATTTTGTTTTACTAACATTAGCCTTGAATTTATCAGTTGGTTTATATAGATTCATTAGATTTTATTATAAGCATAATAAATTACAAAGCATAATAGAAAATTGTGTAATTAGTGATTTAGATTTCGTAAAGTCAGCAAACGTAATAGAAGATGACTATCAGAAGCTTGTCAAAAAGTTTAATAAATTGTTGGAGCAAACAATTACACAAAAAGATACAGTTTATGAAGAAATGACAGATTATTATACTATATGGGCTCATCAAATTAAAACCCCAATATCCGCAACAAATCTTCTTCTCCAAACAGAAGAAACAAGTCTGAATTATGATATATCAGAGCAGCTTTTCAGAATTGAGCAATATGTGGAAATGGCATTACAATATTTGAGAATGAGCAATATGTCCAATGATTTATTGATAAAAACATACTCACTAGATAGTATAGTTAAAAAATCGATAAAAAAATTTGCTAAGCTTTTTATAAGAAAAAGGATTACACTTGAATATAGCGATTTAAATTGTTCAGTGTTAACAGATGAAAAATGGATTCAGTTTGTTATTGAGCAGATTTTATCTAACTCACTTAAGTATACCAATAAAGGTAAAATATCAATTTATATGGATGAAAAGTTATCCAAAACACTAGTTATTGAGGATACAGGTATAGGTATTGAAAAAGAGGACTTGCCACGCGTGTTTGAAAAAGGTTTTACAGGTTATAACGGTAGAGAAGATAAGAAATCAACTGGTATAGGGTTGTTTCTATGTAAGAATATAGTGAAAAAGCTATCTCACACTATTAGTATAGAGTCGGAAGTTTCTGTTGGTACTAAGATTAGATTAGGTTTAGAAACGCTAAATATATTTCATGAATAA
- a CDS encoding response regulator transcription factor, producing MYKILIVEDDETIASLLKSHFEKWGYEVEKIDDFKNIDKQVAHIKPHIILLDIMLPYFNGFHWCNEIRKFSNIPVIFISSASDNMNIVMAMNMGGDDFISKPFDTNVLTAKVQALIRRAYAFQTKTNIIEYNGVVLNLNDTTVTYKDNKAELTKNEYKILQLLMENSQKIISRDKIMENLWESESFIDDNTLTVNMTRLRKKLEEIGIVDYIKTKKGLGYVVS from the coding sequence ATGTATAAAATTTTAATTGTTGAAGATGATGAAACAATAGCATCGTTATTGAAGTCGCATTTTGAAAAATGGGGTTACGAAGTAGAAAAAATAGATGATTTTAAAAATATAGATAAGCAGGTGGCGCATATAAAGCCTCATATAATTCTGCTGGATATTATGTTACCTTATTTCAATGGTTTTCACTGGTGCAATGAAATTAGAAAATTTTCCAATATTCCAGTAATATTTATATCATCTGCATCAGACAACATGAACATAGTCATGGCAATGAATATGGGTGGAGATGACTTTATCAGCAAACCTTTCGATACAAATGTTTTGACAGCTAAAGTACAAGCGTTAATAAGACGTGCTTATGCTTTCCAAACTAAAACAAATATAATTGAGTATAACGGAGTAGTTTTGAATTTGAATGACACAACTGTAACTTATAAGGACAATAAAGCGGAGCTCACTAAAAATGAATACAAAATACTACAGCTTTTAATGGAAAATAGCCAAAAAATAATTTCTCGGGATAAAATAATGGAAAATCTTTGGGAAAGTGAAAGCTTTATTGATGATAATACCTTAACGGTAAATATGACTAGATTAAGAAAAAAATTAGAGGAAATAGGTATTGTAGATTATATTAAAACAAAAAAAGGATTGGGATATGTGGTAAGCTAA
- the atpC gene encoding ATP synthase F1 subunit epsilon produces MAEKEFLLEIVTPEHVFYSGNAEKVIVRTVVGDICILKNHEPHVAPLDVGQLKVVYEGKDRFAVLSQGFIKVEKTKVTILTDTAEWADEIDLKRAEEAKERAKRRLDSKNSTTIDVVRAELALRKAIQRINIARK; encoded by the coding sequence ATGGCAGAAAAAGAGTTTTTGCTTGAAATAGTTACACCTGAACATGTATTCTATTCAGGAAATGCTGAAAAAGTTATTGTTAGAACTGTAGTTGGCGATATTTGTATTTTAAAAAATCACGAACCACACGTAGCACCACTTGATGTAGGACAATTAAAAGTAGTATATGAAGGTAAAGATAGATTTGCAGTACTTTCTCAAGGATTTATCAAGGTTGAAAAAACTAAGGTAACAATACTAACAGATACAGCAGAGTGGGCTGATGAAATAGATTTAAAAAGAGCTGAAGAAGCAAAAGAAAGAGCTAAAAGACGTCTTGATTCAAAAAATTCTACAACAATAGACGTTGTACGTGCAGAGTTAGCTTTAAGAAAAGCTATTCAGAGAATTAATATAGCAAGAAAATAA